From the Chryseobacterium sp. G0201 genome, the window TCTTCCGCTCATCCCACCGATGGTATTTCCGCTGAGATACATGCTGATGGCCAGAGCAACTACAGAAAGTTCAACTTCTTCTGTCAAATAGGCCAGAGCAACTGAAGAAACTCCCGAAATCACAAAACCTTTTATTACACCAATCGTGATTAATAAAGGCAGACTTTGAACCCAACTTGAAATAATTGTCAACACAGCAGAAGAAAGTAAAGAAAATATCATCAGTTTTTTTCTCGAATAGCTGTCTGCTTTAAAGGCGAAAAAGAATAATCCCAAAGCCATTCCTATCGTAGCCGACGAAACGAGAAGTGAGCTGTCGCCAACAGTTGTATGAAAATGTTCTGCAACCATTGGAAGCAAAGGCTGAAAAAGATAAAGCTGGGCGAATACGGAAAGCCCCGAAAGGAAGATACAAAGTTTTATATATTGGAAACGTTTACTCTTTTTATCTGCTTTTTCAGGGGTGCTCATGACTTTTTAGGATTAAAACTCATTTAGAAGGTACATTCTTGATGAGTTTTATAAAGTGTAAATTTCCTGATATTTTTTTAATTTCTAAAACGCTTTATTTCGATAATATTCATCGCTGAAACCGATTTAGAACTAAATATTTTCTTGAATATTGATCGTTTGCAAAGTATTGATGTATTCCGAAGGCGTAATTTTTTCAATTTGCTTAAAAACACGATTAAAAGTTGACTGATTAGAAAATCCCGCCTCTGTATAAATATACATTAAGGTTACTTTCTCAAGGTCATTTTCATTCAGCATTTTTTTAACGCAGTTGATGCGGTGAATATTGAGATAATTATTAAAATTTGGAAAACCATGCTGTCTTATCGCTTTTGAAATATACGTGCTGTTAACTTCCAGTTCTGTAGACAGTTTTGAAATATTGAAATTAACATCTTTATAAGACAGTTTTTCTGTCATCATATTTTCTATTTTCTCAAATAATTCATCCCCAAATGCTGTATCTTTTTCTACAGATACGGTTATTCTCGGTTCAGATTGCTGTTTTTGTTCAATTTCATGATGAATTTCTTCTCTTCTGATTTTGTCTTTAAAATAAATGATCAATGCAAGCACAGCAACATTTGAGATCACCAAAAAAGTATCCGTCAGTTTCACATCTTCTTTTGAATGCTCCTGAAAATTAAAATCAAAATTTTTAGAAACCAAATAAGCTAAAATGATATTAATGAGGATAAAAATACTGTAAATAACCACATATTTCCTGTTAAAAAATACATACGCAGCCAAAGGAATAGGCATAAGCCACACGAAACTTGCTACAGAATTATTCCAAAAAGCAAGCATGATAAAGAAATTATATAGAGACGCAAGAATAATATACGTGTGAACCAGAATATTTATAGAATAATTTTTACGGATAATAAAATAAGAATATGACAGAAAAAATGCACCGACATAAAGATACAATGAGATTATTTTATCCGGAATAAGAAACGTAAAAATAAGAGCATATAAAAAAAGTACAACCGACATTAACATGACATAATAATGCACGAGATCTTTTTTGTGTTTCTCTATTTTTTGAAGTTTTATAGGATCTGTAATTATCATTTGTTGTTTAAAATATTACTTCATAACAGCTATAATTATTTTTTTATAAGTCAAATCTAAGAATTAATTGTGTTAAATCGTTGATTTTAAATGAAATAAATAATGTAAGCTATTTTCAGGGGTTCATTGATGTGTTTAAAATTTGATTTATTGAGGCTGATAACTTTGCATCAGTTCTTAATCAAGAATTTTATTAGTACAAAGATAAAAAAGAGTTAATAAAATAAAACAATATCTCTGAAATTGTACTCATTATAAATTAGACACAAATAATATATTATAAAACATGAAGAAATTAAAATTATCTCTTTTAAGTTTAGCATTGAGCTTTTTTTCAATAGGAACCTATGCGCAAATAGGAATTAATACAGAGTCTCCTAAAGCAACTTTAGACGTTGTCGGAAAACCTGATGTGGCAACTTCAGCAGATGGAGTAATTGCTCCAAGAATGACGGGAAATCAGCTTAAAGCAAAAGATGATGTGTATCTTGCGGCACAGACTGGTGCATTGGTATATGTGACACAGGCGGTAGGAACTCCTTCTGTGAAAACGGCCAAGGTTGATAAGCCTGGATATTACATGTTCAACGGAGAAACCTGGAAATTTGCTTTTGGAGGAAGTGACACTGATATTACAATTGGTGAACTGGTTTATTACCACGGAAGTATTCCTGCAAACACCTCGGGAGCAAACATTTTAGCGAGTACTTATCTTACAGATCTTCCTGTATTGGGAGGAGTTTTAAGACTTGACGCTCAGTTCGACGGGAATTCTTCAGGAACCGGAGCAGCAACTACTTTTAACCCGCGTCTTTACAATATTGGAAGCTCTGATATGAAAATCTGGGTTTCGGAAATGTCTACCCATACGGGTGATTCAGATAACGGGAATATCAAGCTGTCACCGGGGGCTTACAGACAGTTTGACGACGGGGTTTATCTTACGCAGACTCACAATGAAACGGTAACTTTTGATATCACGATTCAGGAGCCGGAGCCGAGATGGTACAGGGTATACTATGCTTTCAGAGTGGATAATAAATCTACTACAGGCACAAGTAATAATACAACATCAGATACCAACACAGCCGACAATACAAGGGAACTGTTTTTATCAGTACAAAGATTATATTAATTAATTTGATTGATTTTAAACAGGTTTTGATTCTACAAACACACAGGAAAAAATTATATAATAAAGAGAGGCATCTGTTCTCTCTTTATTTATTTATTTTTAAACTTTACTATTATTAAATATTAATGAAAAATTTTATTTTTTTTAAAATTTAAATATGTCTAAATTATTTTTTTGATTAAAAGTGCTAATTCATTATCATTGCATTAATAAAAATGTACACAAATGATAGAAGATTTTCCATTCTATTTATCTCTTATTGTAGCAATTGTATTGCTCATCATGCTGGCAAACAAAATAAAGGTGGCTTATCCCGTATTGCTTGTTATTGCAGGTTTGATAATCAGTTTTATTCCCGGAATTCCGATGATTCATATTGATCCTGAGCTTATTTTTATTATATTTCTTCCTCCTTTATTATATGAAGCAGCTTGGGCTATCTCATGGAAAGAATTGTGGAAATGGAGACGTATCATAGGAAGTTTTGCTTTTGTGGTGGTTTTTCTTACGGCCATTTCTGTCGCATTTTTTGCGAATTATTTTATACCCGGATTTTCTTTAGCGCTTGGATTCTTGTTGGGTGGAATTGTTTCTCCGCCAGATGCAGTAAGTGCCAGTGCAATTTTAAAATTTGTAAAAGTTCCGAAAAGAATGTCATCCATTCTGGAAGGAGAAAGTTTACTGAATGATGCTTCTTCATTAATAATATTCCGTTTTGCAATGATTGCGGTCGCTACAGGGCAATTTATTTGGTCTGATGCAACTTTAAGTTTTTCTTGGATGCTTGTAGGAGGTATCGGGATAGGAGTATTAATTGGCCTTATTTTTATGAAATGCCATAAATATCTTCCCACCGATGCCAATATGGATACGATTTTAACCATTGTTGCTCCTTATGTCATGTATATCGCTGCAGAAGAAGTTCACAGTTCAGGTGTGTTGGCTGTTGTAAGTGGAGGATTGCTTTTATCCAATAACAGACATCGTTTTTTAAGTACAACATCTCGTTTGCGAGGCCTCAATGTTTGGGAAAGTCTCTCTTTTGTTTTGAATGGATTGGTATTTTTATTAATAGGTTTAGCCTTACCAGAAATTACCTCAGGTCTTGAAGGAGTTGGGCTTTCAGATGCTATCGTTTATGGATTAATGGTAACTGCTGTATTGGTTGTGGTAAGGATTTTATCGGCTTATGGCGCTGTTTTGGTCACTTTAGTTGCCAGAAATTACATCAATGTAGCAGATGCAAGAAGCCCGGGATTCAAAGCTCCTGCAATTATGGGATGGACGGGAATGCGCGGAGTTGTTTCTCTGGCAGCGGCTTTATCGATACCTACTCATTTGTATGAGGGCGGACCTGCATTTCCACAGAGAAATTTAATCTTGTTTATTACTTTCATTGTTATTTTAACAACGCTTTTGGTGCAGGGGCTTACGCTTCCTTATCTAATCCGGAAAATTGAACTGCCCAATTTTGATGATTACTTGCCTGATGAAGAAGCTGAATATCTGATCAAAAGACAAATGGCAAAACATACTGCAGATCATATCACGAATAATCATTCCGAAATATTGGGTAGAAGTACCTTCCTAAAACAGATTCATGAAAATCTGAAGGGAAAAGCAAATGTTGAGACAGAAGTAAAGTTAACTTCGGAAGTAAGGGATGTTTATCTGGATGTTTTAAGCGCGCAGAGATCATGGCTTCTTGATCAAAAGCATAATGATGATGTTAACGAAGATGTTATCAAAAAATACCTCATGAAAATTGATCTGGAAGAAGCGAGAATACTGCTGATTCATTAAATTTTAATCGTTGATGATTGTTAAAAGTCTCTGCAGGTATTCATTTTCTTTTACAACTTTATTATAAGACTGTCTTACATATGCTGGTGAAAGCTCATAGTTTTCCGGCTTTGAATGGATGTCTTCATTTTCGATATATTGATTGAGGTGAAGGGTGTAGTCTTTAATATATTTATTGATTAATTTTCGTTTTATTTTGCAGATCGTATTATTCTTTATTTTGTGTAAAGAATTAAGAATAAAAGATTTATCTCCATGGAAATTAATTACGTTTGCTACAAACGAAAGATTATGCGTATCCTGTAAAACAGAATGTTGTTCATTTTCAAAAATCATGATGTGGTAAGAGTTTTAGTGAGTCAGTAATGTTTTCAAAACACGGTAAGCACTTGAGATCAGCAGACGGGTATTGAAAATGATTTTTTCAATGTCAGAATAATCTTTTTTCGTGATGAAGTAAATTTTAAGGGTTTCATGATATTAATATTTAAAAGTGTGTAAAAAATAAGGTATTAACTTAATTTTATATAAAATATTTCACTTCAAAAACCTAACCAAAATATTTACATTATTTCAAAAATATTAAAAATTTGTAACAAAAACCCTTATTAATGTATTATTTTACCTAAAACTTTAATTATTGTTGTGATTTTTGTGGTATGTAGTTGTTATTATTTGATAAAGAGTATTTTTTCAATTCTTAATTATTTCTAGTAAGTAATAATTTCAAAAAGATATTAATTGAAGCTAAAGTAGCGTGTAATTAATTACTTATAATAATTTTCTGATTAAAATTTTATCATTTCGGTACTTGTTTTGATAATAATACTAAAACATAAAATGAAAAAAGAAAATTTTAACCACTTATTGGGTAAATCACGCCATGAAATTATGCAAGAACTTGGAGATGGTTTTAATTATTTTAATAGTGAAATCTGGACTTATGAAGTAGGAAAAACATGGTTTGGCCAAAAAATTATTCTATCGCTTATTTTTAAAGATGAAAAAGTTTCGGAATTAAATCTCACCAAACGCTTCGGAAGATGCTAAAATCTATAAATTTGTAATTCGCTTCTTATGAAAATTATTCATCGCTAAAACCGATTTACAAATATGGAACTCAGACAAATTCGTTATTTTCTTAAAGTTAAAGAACTGCTAAATTTTACGGAAGCTGCAAATCATTTGTATATAAGCCAGAGTACACTTTCACAGCAGATCAAACAGCTTGAAGACGAGTTGGGTATTCCATTATTTAATAGGATAGGGAAGCGTATTGAGTTAACGGAAGCCGGAGCAGTTTTCTCAGAATACGCAGAAAAAAGCTTGCTGAAATCACAGGAAGGCTTTCTGGCTTTAAAAGATTTGAAAGATCTGAAAACCGGTGAACTTACAATTGGGGTAACTTATGGAATGCGTTCTACTTTAATCGGAACTCTTATTAGGTTTTCCGTAGAATATCCGGGAGTTAGGGTAAATATTGTTTTTGGAACGACTTCGGAATTGATTGAAAAATTATCTCATCTCGACCTTGATTTTGCACTTACTTTTGCTGAAGGCAACAAAGAAAAGATATTTAATTATATTCCACTTTTTACTTCACGGATGACTTTAGTTGCAGCGAAGAACTCTTACCTTACAAATAGGTAAAGTATTACTTTGAAAGAAATCACTAATTTGCCTCTTGCATTGCCTACAAAAGGCTACAGCACAACAAAATTTGTTACAGAAGCTTTTGAAATCAGTAATTTGTCTCCCAATATTTTAATTGAAATTAATGATATTCCTACCTTGCTTGAGCTTGCAAAAAGTGGGAATTGGTTTACTATTTTGGCGCAAACAACAGTTACCGAAAAAGATGATCTGCTTACCATTCCAATAAAAGGTAAAAATATGATTCGTACGGCAATGCTTATCTCTCTGAAAGATGCCTACGAAAAGAAAGCAATGACTGTTTTCTATAAATTTCTTATTACTGAGTAATTACAATTTTTTCAAAACTATTTGAATTATTACTGAATATTAGCGCTTTTTCCCAAAATAGAACAGCGCCGATTGCTTTTTTCATTGTGTTTTAATATTTTCAAAAAATATTTCTAATATTTATTTATCACTAAAAAATGAATTTTATTGTCTAATAATTGTTATGATTGGTTAATATTTTAAATATTTAACTATAAAAGGATTATTTATTTATATAAAATTACTATTTTTACTATAAATGATAAACAAAAATTTCGACATATGAAAAAAACAGTACTATTTATTGTAATGGCTATTTCAGCTTTTACAATTCAAACTTTCGCTCAAGTTGGTATTAATACTTCTTCACCAGCAGCAACTCTTGATCTTACGGCTAAAAACCCTACAGGAACCACATCTAATGTAGATGGTGTTCTTATTCCTCGTGTAGACAGACAAAGAGCGCAGAGCATGGCAGCGGTTCCTACTTCAACACTAATCTATGTAAATAATGCTGCTACAGGTTTACAGGATGGAACAGCTGTTAATATTGACGCAGAAGGTTATTATTATTTTAATGGCTCTTTGTGGGCCAAGCTTAATCCTTCGATTTCTACAACTTCATTTGTTAATATTTATAATACAGATGGCACTCTTTCCGGAAATAGGATTGTTACCCAGGCTGCTAATACTT encodes:
- a CDS encoding Na+/H+ antiporter, which encodes MIEDFPFYLSLIVAIVLLIMLANKIKVAYPVLLVIAGLIISFIPGIPMIHIDPELIFIIFLPPLLYEAAWAISWKELWKWRRIIGSFAFVVVFLTAISVAFFANYFIPGFSLALGFLLGGIVSPPDAVSASAILKFVKVPKRMSSILEGESLLNDASSLIIFRFAMIAVATGQFIWSDATLSFSWMLVGGIGIGVLIGLIFMKCHKYLPTDANMDTILTIVAPYVMYIAAEEVHSSGVLAVVSGGLLLSNNRHRFLSTTSRLRGLNVWESLSFVLNGLVFLLIGLALPEITSGLEGVGLSDAIVYGLMVTAVLVVVRILSAYGAVLVTLVARNYINVADARSPGFKAPAIMGWTGMRGVVSLAAALSIPTHLYEGGPAFPQRNLILFITFIVILTTLLVQGLTLPYLIRKIELPNFDDYLPDEEAEYLIKRQMAKHTADHITNNHSEILGRSTFLKQIHENLKGKANVETEVKLTSEVRDVYLDVLSAQRSWLLDQKHNDDVNEDVIKKYLMKIDLEEARILLIH
- a CDS encoding helix-turn-helix domain-containing protein; this encodes MIITDPIKLQKIEKHKKDLVHYYVMLMSVVLFLYALIFTFLIPDKIISLYLYVGAFFLSYSYFIIRKNYSINILVHTYIILASLYNFFIMLAFWNNSVASFVWLMPIPLAAYVFFNRKYVVIYSIFILINIILAYLVSKNFDFNFQEHSKEDVKLTDTFLVISNVAVLALIIYFKDKIRREEIHHEIEQKQQSEPRITVSVEKDTAFGDELFEKIENMMTEKLSYKDVNFNISKLSTELEVNSTYISKAIRQHGFPNFNNYLNIHRINCVKKMLNENDLEKVTLMYIYTEAGFSNQSTFNRVFKQIEKITPSEYINTLQTINIQENI